The Streptomyces phaeolivaceus genome has a window encoding:
- a CDS encoding Gfo/Idh/MocA family protein — protein sequence MPTPSNDPSPTPDQLPNNAPAPLAGRRVRAAIIGIGAIGGGSHLPALARLAEEGETEVVAAVDIDADAVAKFCAEHGIPHGYTDLDRMLAEVRPDLVSICTPPTLHRDQTVAALRAGAWVWCEKPPVPTLADFDAVEAEEGAETGGPYASIVFQHRFGSGARHVRKLLAEGSLGRPLVAHCQTTWYRDTAYYAVPWRGRWATEGGGPAMGHGIHQMDLLLDLLGPWSEVRAMAGRLVHDVETEDVSTALVRFESGALATVVNSVLSPDEVSRIRVDCERATVELTHLYGHSNADWSVTPAPGTSDADAAAWRDFGEDVPSSHVAQLRELVASMRAGERPCSSGADGRMSLELIAALYKSAFTDATVRRGEIGPGDPFHTAMHGGAPGWAPGTAQVSAGAGSGAANPAGTSEEISA from the coding sequence ATGCCCACACCCAGCAACGACCCGAGCCCGACCCCGGACCAGCTGCCGAACAACGCCCCGGCCCCGCTCGCCGGCCGTCGTGTCCGCGCCGCGATCATCGGCATCGGCGCCATCGGCGGTGGCTCGCATCTGCCCGCGCTCGCGCGGCTCGCCGAGGAGGGCGAGACCGAGGTCGTCGCCGCCGTCGACATCGATGCCGACGCGGTGGCCAAGTTCTGCGCGGAGCACGGCATCCCGCACGGCTACACCGATCTGGACCGCATGCTGGCGGAGGTGCGGCCCGACCTGGTCAGCATCTGCACCCCGCCCACCCTGCACCGTGACCAGACCGTCGCCGCGCTGCGGGCCGGTGCCTGGGTGTGGTGCGAGAAGCCGCCGGTGCCGACGCTCGCCGACTTCGACGCCGTCGAGGCGGAGGAGGGCGCGGAGACCGGTGGGCCGTACGCCTCGATCGTCTTCCAGCACCGCTTCGGCTCGGGCGCGCGGCATGTGCGGAAGCTCCTCGCGGAGGGGAGTCTCGGGCGCCCGCTCGTCGCGCACTGCCAGACGACCTGGTACCGCGACACCGCCTACTACGCCGTCCCGTGGCGCGGACGCTGGGCCACCGAGGGCGGCGGACCCGCCATGGGCCACGGCATCCACCAGATGGATCTGCTGCTCGATCTGCTCGGCCCGTGGAGCGAGGTCCGGGCCATGGCCGGGCGGCTCGTCCATGACGTGGAGACCGAGGACGTCTCCACGGCCCTCGTGCGCTTCGAGAGCGGCGCGCTGGCCACCGTCGTCAACAGTGTCCTCAGCCCCGACGAGGTCAGTCGCATCCGCGTCGACTGCGAACGCGCCACCGTCGAACTGACCCATCTGTACGGCCACTCCAACGCCGACTGGTCCGTCACCCCGGCCCCGGGCACCTCCGACGCGGACGCGGCGGCCTGGCGGGACTTCGGCGAGGACGTGCCCAGCTCGCACGTCGCCCAGCTGCGCGAGCTGGTGGCCAGCATGCGCGCGGGCGAGCGTCCGTGCAGCAGCGGCGCCGACGGGCGGATGAGCCTGGAGCTGATCGCCGCGCTGTACAAGTCGGCGTTCACGGACGCGACCGTACGGCGTGGGGAGATCGGGCCCGGCGACCCGTTCCACACGGCCATGCACGGAGGCGCCCCCGGGTGGGCGCCCGGAACCGCCCAGGTGTCCGCCGGCGCGGGCTCAGGCGCCGCGAACCCCGCCGGCACGAGTGAGGAGATCTCCGCATGA
- a CDS encoding undecaprenyl-diphosphate phosphatase, with amino-acid sequence MSWFESLILGLVQGLTEFLPVSSSAHLRLTAAFSGWEDPGAAFTAITQIGTEAAVLIYFRKDIANIISAWSRSLFNKEMRADHDAQMGWLVIVGSIPIGVLGVTLKDQIEGPFRDLRLTATMLIVMGIVLGVADRLAARDETGGKHRAAKERKSLEQLSIKDGLIFGLCQAMALIPGVSRSGATISGGLLMGYKREAAARYSFLLAIPAVIASGGYELKDAMEGGHVSWGPTIFATIIAFFVGYAVIAWFMKFISTKSFMPFVWYRIALGIVIVVLVSMGVLSPHAGESAG; translated from the coding sequence ATGTCTTGGTTTGAATCCCTCATCCTCGGACTCGTCCAGGGGCTGACCGAATTCCTCCCCGTCTCCTCCAGCGCGCACCTGCGCCTGACCGCGGCCTTCTCCGGCTGGGAGGACCCGGGCGCGGCCTTCACCGCGATCACCCAGATCGGCACCGAGGCGGCCGTGCTGATCTACTTCCGCAAGGACATCGCCAACATCATCTCGGCGTGGTCCCGCTCCCTGTTCAACAAGGAGATGCGCGCCGACCACGACGCCCAGATGGGCTGGCTGGTGATCGTCGGCTCGATCCCGATCGGTGTCCTCGGTGTGACGCTCAAGGACCAGATCGAGGGCCCCTTCCGTGATCTGCGCCTCACGGCGACGATGCTGATCGTCATGGGCATCGTCCTGGGCGTGGCGGACCGGCTGGCCGCGCGCGACGAGACGGGCGGCAAGCACCGCGCCGCCAAGGAGCGCAAGAGCCTCGAACAGCTCAGCATCAAGGACGGTCTGATCTTCGGCCTCTGCCAGGCCATGGCCCTGATCCCCGGCGTCTCCCGCTCCGGCGCCACCATCAGCGGTGGCCTGCTGATGGGCTACAAGCGCGAGGCCGCGGCCCGCTACTCCTTCCTCCTCGCCATCCCGGCCGTGATCGCCTCGGGCGGCTACGAGTTGAAGGACGCGATGGAGGGCGGCCATGTCTCCTGGGGCCCGACGATCTTCGCCACGATCATCGCGTTCTTCGTCGGCTACGCAGTCATCGCATGGTTCATGAAGTTCATTTCCACCAAGAGCTTCATGCCGTTCGTCTGGTACCGCATCGCGCTCGGCATCGTGATCGTGGTCCTGGTCTCCATGGGCGTCCTGAGCCCGCACGCGGGCGAGTCGGCGGGCTGA
- a CDS encoding SDR family NAD(P)-dependent oxidoreductase — protein MSRPVTVVTGGSRGIGAATCLRLAADGHDVVVGYVNDGAAAEWIATGVRANGARCVTVRADTSVEADVDRLFETAAERLGAVTGLVNNAGVTGPFGRLADTDTEVLRRVVEVNLLGVLLCSRRAARVMAASGSGAIVNVSSAAATLGSPGEYVHYAATKAAVDTLTTGLAKELGPDGIRVNAVAPGVIDTEIHARMGDPERPERIAASVPLRRPGRADEIASAIAWLMSPEASYTTGAVLRVSGGR, from the coding sequence ATGTCACGTCCGGTCACGGTGGTCACGGGTGGGAGCCGGGGGATCGGTGCCGCGACCTGTCTGCGGCTCGCGGCGGACGGTCACGACGTGGTCGTGGGGTACGTCAACGACGGGGCCGCCGCCGAGTGGATCGCCACGGGTGTGCGGGCGAACGGGGCGCGGTGCGTCACCGTCAGGGCCGACACCTCGGTGGAGGCCGATGTGGACCGGCTGTTCGAGACGGCGGCGGAGCGGCTGGGGGCGGTGACGGGGCTGGTCAACAACGCCGGGGTGACGGGGCCGTTCGGGAGGCTGGCGGACACCGACACGGAGGTGCTGCGGCGGGTGGTGGAGGTCAACCTCCTCGGGGTGCTGCTGTGTTCGCGCCGGGCGGCCAGGGTGATGGCGGCCTCGGGGAGCGGTGCCATCGTCAACGTGTCCTCGGCGGCGGCCACGTTGGGCAGTCCCGGTGAGTACGTCCACTACGCGGCGACCAAGGCGGCGGTCGACACGCTGACGACGGGGCTGGCGAAGGAGCTCGGGCCGGACGGTATCCGGGTCAACGCGGTGGCGCCCGGGGTGATCGACACGGAGATCCATGCGCGGATGGGGGATCCGGAACGGCCGGAGCGAATCGCCGCGTCCGTGCCGCTGCGGCGGCCGGGGCGTGCGGATGAGATCGCCTCGGCGATCGCGTGGTTGATGTCGCCGGAGGCGTCGTACACGACGGGGGCGGTGTTGCGGGTCTCAGGGGGGCGGTGA
- a CDS encoding expansin EXLX1 family cellulose-binding protein has product MAARSHRSSRRSSPRSAARASSRGPGRRTALISVAAVAAVGLAASLVIAFGPDRESDSEAAGKVGNAPAATTSRATDPSSAAPERKKASPTPSKSPSPSPSTAKTTPSATPTTEPTRPSPAVTRQAGSASGPLAGRIRPGVDYEGVATFYDAGTGEGGACSFGASDDVMTAAMNTTDYEVSKACGAYVRVRAAGGAAVTVRITNECPAPCKPGQLDLSAEAFAKLAAPSRGQIPITWSLLSPGAADPMSIRYKTGSSQYWCGIQVIGHRNPVARLEVRDDGGWSALPRTEYNYFLSEQGTGCGGALRITDIYGERLTVEGLAVRPDVAQATGTQFTAR; this is encoded by the coding sequence GTGGCAGCCCGTTCCCATCGCTCCTCCCGACGCTCCTCCCCTCGCTCCGCCGCCCGCGCCTCCTCCCGCGGACCCGGGCGGCGCACCGCCCTCATATCCGTCGCCGCCGTGGCGGCCGTCGGGCTCGCCGCCTCGCTCGTCATCGCCTTCGGCCCCGACCGCGAGAGCGACAGCGAGGCCGCCGGGAAGGTCGGGAACGCACCCGCCGCGACGACCTCCCGGGCGACCGATCCGTCCTCCGCCGCACCGGAGCGGAAGAAGGCGTCCCCCACACCCTCGAAATCCCCGTCCCCGTCCCCGTCGACCGCGAAGACCACCCCGTCGGCGACCCCGACCACCGAGCCCACCCGACCGTCACCCGCCGTCACCCGGCAGGCCGGCTCCGCCTCGGGCCCCCTGGCGGGACGGATCCGCCCCGGGGTCGACTACGAGGGGGTCGCCACCTTCTACGACGCCGGGACGGGCGAGGGCGGCGCCTGCTCCTTCGGCGCGAGCGACGACGTGATGACCGCCGCGATGAACACCACCGACTACGAGGTCTCCAAGGCCTGCGGGGCCTATGTACGGGTCCGCGCGGCGGGCGGCGCCGCCGTCACCGTACGGATCACCAACGAGTGCCCGGCGCCCTGCAAGCCCGGCCAACTCGACCTCAGCGCCGAGGCGTTCGCCAAGCTCGCCGCCCCCTCGCGCGGCCAGATCCCGATCACCTGGAGCCTGCTGAGCCCCGGCGCGGCCGACCCGATGTCGATCCGGTACAAGACCGGGTCCAGCCAGTACTGGTGCGGCATCCAGGTGATCGGTCACCGGAACCCGGTGGCCCGGCTGGAGGTCCGCGACGACGGCGGCTGGTCCGCACTGCCCCGTACCGAGTACAACTACTTCCTCTCCGAGCAGGGCACCGGGTGCGGCGGCGCGCTGCGGATCACCGACATCTACGGGGAGCGGCTGACCGTCGAGGGGCTCGCGGTACGGCCGGACGTCGCCCAGGCGACCGGAACGCAGTTCACGGCACGCTGA
- a CDS encoding serine hydrolase domain-containing protein produces MPLSRDSRPRPRLPLPLPLRRSLIALLGASCLGGLLLAPSAGAADTGSDDVSERALQRQLDDLVATPGGPPGVIVVLQRNGAPRILRAGVADLETGRPIEPTDHMRIASTAKAYSGAVALRLVRQRSLRLDSTLGRTLPQLPRAWRSVTLRQLLNHTSGLPDYSEDPEFLALLTADPRRTFDPRRLLDFVADERLRFRPGSRYQYSNSDNIAVALMAEAVTHRPYEELLDRIVYRPLGLRDTSLPLGYEMPEPYMHGYAIEPPAPPEDVSEALSASGVWASGGIVSTPHDMTRFIRGYAAGRLTSRGVLREQRRWIEGASEPAGPGRNTAGLAIFRYETRCGVVLGHTGNFPGYTQLIAATPDGRRSLTFSLTTQVNRTLAPDLLERLRTIEENAVCALLGRHPG; encoded by the coding sequence ATGCCACTCTCACGCGATTCCCGCCCTCGCCCCCGCCTCCCCCTCCCTCTCCCCCTCCGCCGCTCCCTGATCGCCCTGCTCGGCGCCTCCTGCCTCGGCGGTCTGCTCCTGGCCCCGTCGGCGGGCGCCGCCGACACCGGCTCCGACGACGTGAGCGAGCGCGCGCTGCAACGGCAGCTCGACGACCTGGTCGCCACCCCCGGAGGGCCGCCGGGTGTGATCGTCGTACTGCAACGGAACGGCGCGCCCCGCATCCTCCGCGCCGGTGTCGCCGATCTGGAGACCGGCCGCCCGATCGAGCCCACCGACCACATGCGGATCGCCAGCACGGCGAAGGCGTACAGCGGTGCCGTGGCGCTGCGGCTGGTGCGGCAGAGGTCCCTCCGGCTCGACAGCACCCTCGGCCGCACCCTGCCCCAGCTGCCGCGCGCCTGGCGGTCGGTCACCCTGCGGCAGCTGCTCAACCACACCAGCGGACTGCCCGACTACAGCGAGGACCCGGAGTTCCTGGCACTGCTCACGGCGGACCCGCGCCGCACCTTCGACCCCCGTCGGCTGCTGGACTTCGTCGCGGACGAACGGCTGCGCTTCCGCCCCGGCTCGCGCTACCAGTACTCCAACTCCGACAACATCGCCGTAGCGCTGATGGCGGAGGCCGTGACCCACCGGCCGTACGAGGAACTGCTCGACCGGATCGTCTACCGGCCGCTCGGACTGCGCGACACCAGCCTCCCGCTGGGCTACGAGATGCCGGAGCCGTACATGCACGGGTACGCCATCGAGCCGCCCGCGCCGCCGGAGGACGTCAGCGAGGCGCTCAGCGCGTCCGGTGTGTGGGCCTCGGGCGGGATCGTCTCCACCCCGCACGACATGACCCGGTTCATCCGCGGCTACGCCGCCGGACGGCTGACGTCACGAGGGGTCCTGCGTGAGCAGCGCCGCTGGATCGAGGGGGCGTCCGAACCGGCCGGCCCCGGCCGCAACACGGCCGGTCTCGCCATCTTCCGCTACGAGACCCGCTGCGGGGTGGTGCTGGGGCACACCGGGAACTTCCCCGGCTACACCCAGCTGATCGCCGCGACCCCCGACGGCCGGAGGTCGCTCACCTTCTCCCTCACCACCCAGGTGAACCGCACCCTCGCCCCCGACCTGCTGGAGCGGCTCCGCACGATCGAGGAGAACGCGGTCTGCGCACTCCTCGGCCGGCACCCGGGCTGA
- a CDS encoding DUF4291 domain-containing protein → MTEPRYRVRARHTADTVTVYQAYRPGIGGPAARHGRFPAAWKRDRMTWIKPSFLWMMYRCGWGLKEGQETVLAVEIGRDGFDWALRNSCLSHYVPDLYESQAAWKQELRRSPARVQWDPERNLRFTPLPYRSLQLGLSGEAAARYADEWIVGITDVTPLAREVHGLVRAGDLAAATALLPEELPCPVADDMPAHVRG, encoded by the coding sequence GTGACAGAGCCCAGATACCGTGTCCGCGCCCGCCATACCGCCGACACCGTCACCGTCTACCAGGCGTACCGCCCGGGGATCGGCGGCCCGGCCGCCCGGCACGGCCGTTTCCCGGCCGCCTGGAAGCGGGACCGGATGACCTGGATCAAGCCGTCCTTCCTGTGGATGATGTACCGCTGCGGCTGGGGGCTGAAGGAGGGCCAGGAGACGGTCCTCGCCGTCGAGATCGGCCGCGACGGCTTTGATTGGGCGCTGCGCAACTCCTGCCTCTCGCACTATGTGCCGGACCTGTACGAGAGCCAGGCCGCCTGGAAGCAGGAGCTGCGGCGGTCGCCCGCGCGGGTGCAGTGGGACCCCGAGCGGAATCTGCGGTTCACCCCGCTGCCGTACCGCTCGCTGCAGCTGGGCCTGTCGGGTGAGGCGGCGGCCCGGTACGCGGACGAGTGGATCGTCGGCATCACGGACGTGACCCCCCTGGCCAGGGAGGTCCACGGCCTCGTACGGGCCGGTGACCTGGCGGCGGCCACCGCGCTGCTGCCCGAGGAGCTGCCCTGTCCCGTCGCGGACGACATGCCGGCGCATGTGCGCGGCTGA